The DNA segment ACTACGCGACGGCGCAGAAGCTCCAGTGGTTCATCTCGGAGCAGGTCGAGGAGGAGGCGAGCGCGGACGAGGTCGTGCAGAAGCTCAAGCTCGTCGACAAGACCGAGGGCGGGCTCTTCATGCTGGACCTCGAGCTGGCCAAGCGGCCGTTCATGCTGCCCGCGCAGCTCGCCGGCGCCGGCACGATCGGAGGTGTCGCCTGATGCCGAGCGGCTTCCGCGCGGTCGAGATCACCGACCGCGTCTTCTGGGTCGGCGCCGTCGACTTCGGCCTGCGGAACTTCCACGGCTACCTCACGTCGCGCGGGACCACGTACAACGCGTTCCTCGTGCTCGCCGACAAGCCGACGCTGATCGACACCGTGAAGGCGCCGTTCGGCGAGGAGATGATGGCGCGCATCGCGTCGGTCATCGAGCCGTCGAAGATCGAGCACATCGTCTCGAACCACTCGGAGATGGATCACTCGGGGTTCCTGCCCGAGGCGATCGCGCGGCTCAAGCCGTCGAAGCTCTTCGCCTCCGCGCAGGGCTGCGACGCGCTCGAGCGGCACTTCCACTTCGGCCGGCCGATCGAGGCCGTGAAGACCGGCGACTCGCTCGACATCGGCGGCGCGACGCTCAAGTTCGTCGAGTCGCGCATGCTCCACTGGCCGGACAGCATGCTCACGTACCTCGCCGAGGGCGGCGTGCTGTTCTCGAACGACGCGTTCGGCATGCACCTCGCGAGCAGCGAAAGGTTCGCGGACGAGCTCCCGCGCGACCTCCTGCGCGCCGAGGCGGCGAAGTACTACGCGAACATCCTGCTCCCGCTGTCGCCCATCCTCACGGCGTTCCTCGGCAAGCTCCCGGGCTTCGGGCTCGACATCCGGACGATCGCGCCGGATCACGGCCCGATCTGGCGCGAGGACGCCGGCTGGATCGTCGAGCGCTACGCGGAGTGGGCCGCGCAGAAGCCCACGCGGAAGGCGGTCGTCGTCTACGACACCATGTGGGGATCCACCGCGAAGATGGCGCGCGCGATAGGCGACGGGCTCGCGGCCGGGGGCGCGACCGCGATCCTCATGCCGCTCGACGCGGCGCACCGATCGGACGTGGCGACCGAGCTGCTCGGCGCCGGCGCGCTGCTCGTCGGCTCGCCCACGATGAACAACCAGATCTTCCCGACCGTCGCGGACACCATGACCTACCTCGAGGGGCTGAGGCCCAAGAACCTCGTCGGCGCGTCGTTCGGCTCGTTCGGGTGGAGCGGCGAGGCGACGGCCCACCTCGACGAGCGGCTCGCGCGGATGAAGATCGAGCTCGTCGCCGAGGGGCTCAAGGTGAAGTACGTCCCGGACGGCGAGCAGCTCGAGGCGTGCCGGAACCTCGGCCTCGCCGTGGCGGAGAAGCTGCCGCACGCGGAGTAGCCGCAACCCCTGGGAAAGCCCTCCGCCGGAATTCGGGGACGAGACTGTCCCGGTCCGCTCGCCGGCCGTCATGTCTCTTCCACCTCCTGGTTTCATCGCTCCTTCCTGTACGCCAGTCTCGCCCGCGTCATCCGCTCTCGCAGACCGCCG comes from the Pseudomonadota bacterium genome and includes:
- a CDS encoding flavodoxin domain-containing protein; amino-acid sequence: MPSGFRAVEITDRVFWVGAVDFGLRNFHGYLTSRGTTYNAFLVLADKPTLIDTVKAPFGEEMMARIASVIEPSKIEHIVSNHSEMDHSGFLPEAIARLKPSKLFASAQGCDALERHFHFGRPIEAVKTGDSLDIGGATLKFVESRMLHWPDSMLTYLAEGGVLFSNDAFGMHLASSERFADELPRDLLRAEAAKYYANILLPLSPILTAFLGKLPGFGLDIRTIAPDHGPIWREDAGWIVERYAEWAAQKPTRKAVVVYDTMWGSTAKMARAIGDGLAAGGATAILMPLDAAHRSDVATELLGAGALLVGSPTMNNQIFPTVADTMTYLEGLRPKNLVGASFGSFGWSGEATAHLDERLARMKIELVAEGLKVKYVPDGEQLEACRNLGLAVAEKLPHAE